CAGCAACGCCAACATGGCCGTGTCATCCGTCGCAAACACAGCGAGCGCGTGCGAGAAGACCTGGCCGGTCGGCACGATCACCGGCATAACCGTCTTGCTGACGAGCGTGATCACAACTACCCTGCCAAGCTCCGCAATTGCGGCGCGCAGTCCTGGTGCCAGCTTCTCATATTGCCACCATTTCTCACGAGTGGCTCGCTTAGCGTCAGGAAGTTGATCCCGCGAAGGTTTTACGAGAGTTCGGAGTCGCTGCATGCAGGCCCGATAAAGGCAGGCACGGTCATACGACCAGTCCCCGAAGTCAATAATCCACCGACTTGCCGAAAGGTCGGGTCGAGAATTTACGTCCTGCCCGTTCAGGTATCGGAAAAGAACCTCTTGACTGCGCCCGTCGGCCGCAATCAGATCCGCCGCCTCCTCTTCGGACATCACGAAGCCAATGCCGTTGACGAAGTTACCTATGTAAGCAAGGCCGGCACTCCCAGCCAATCGCACAGCCGGCCCGGACGCGCGGGATACAGGATCGAGCATGGTGGTGATACCAGGGACGACGACTCCATCGGCCACGCAAGCAGCCTCCCGGCCGACCGGCCGTCGACTAGTCCAGACGGCACAGTATTCGAGCGCGGCCGAACTTGACGGCCAGGGCTTGCTTTTAACTGATCTCCGGATCGATATCCCACGTGTCACGACCTGCTCCAAGCCGACTTCCCGGGTGTCACCCTGGGCCAGGGTATTGGTGGCGATCAGCCCGGTTTGCCCGCCGGCGTTAAGTAAGTCATGTGCCCGGAGAAGGAAGTAGGCGACCAGGTCGGCGTTTCCCTTCACGCCCCGCCCGAGCACTGCGACGAGATACTCCCGATATGCCGTGCCCAGTGGACCGCTGATCTTCTTGCCACCCAGGAAAGGCGGGTTGCCGATGATGGCGTCGAAGCCGCCCTGCTCGAAGACCTCGGGGAACTCCAGGGGCCAGTGCAGCGGATCGCGGTCGAAGCCGCCGTCCGGCTGGTCGAGGGAGAGCCAGGACTGCGCCTGCTCGATGAGCGGGTCCACCTTGCCGCCCTTGGCCAGTTGCTGGGCGAGCGTGCCGACGCGTGCGGCGATCACGACAGGGTCCTGGCCACGCTTGACCGACGCGAGTGAGGCCCCCACCACCAGGTCGGCGTAGGCGTCGGCGCGCTTTCGTACCGCACGCGCTTCGTCGAGGAGTCGGCGCTTCTCCGCCAGGGTGTCCAGGCGGTCCGGCAGTGCGGCGAGTTTCCGGCGCAGGTCCCGGGCCTCGGCGATGTCGCGTTCCAGCCGCAGGTCACCGGCGGCCTTCCCGGGCAGCGTCGCCGTGTTCCCGAGACCGAGTAGTGCATCTCCCGGGACCAACCGGTCATCGAGGAAGGTGAAGGGGCGCTGGGGGTCCATGGAGACCAGCCAGAGGGAGAGCTTCGCCATCTCCACGGCCATCGGGTTGATGTCCACCCCGTACAGGCAGTGTTCGATGATCTGCCGGCGGGCCTCGATGACGAGCGGGTCGTCGTCGGCGTCCATCGTGCGGCCGGTGTCCCGCTGCTGGTAGGTGAGCGCGCGTTCGTCGCCGTCCCGCGACCAGGCCTCGATGAGGTGGCCGGCGAGGTAGCGGGCCGCCGCGACCAGGAACGCCGCCGAGCCCATGGCGATGTCGGCGACCTTCAGGGCGAGGATCTCCTTGGCCGACTTCGGCTTCCACTGTGCCCTGTCGGCGGTCTGCAACGGGCCGGGCTCGTAGACCAGCGGTTCCAGCGCGCCTTCGACCACCTCTACTGCAAGGAAGCGCGGGGTGTAGTGGGTGCCGGTGTTGCGGCGCAGCGCGGACTCGGTGACGAAGAGCGCTCCGGGCAGGATGACCACGGGCAGGCCGCGCAGGTCCGCCCGCAGCACGCCGACGAACGACAGCAGTCGCTCGGAGAGCGGGTAGTCGCCGCCGGTCACGGCGAGGAGTTTCCGGCGGGCCTCCTCGCGTTCCGCCCCGTCGAGGGGCGCAAGCTTCTTGGCCAGCGCCGCCGGGGAGCCGATCTTGGAGTCCTTGTGTTTCTCGGCGAGCGCCTTGGCCAGCGCCGACACGTCGGGGTGCAGGCGGTGCAGCGTCTCCAGGTCGGCGAGGGCGACCTCGTCCTCCAGTCCTTCCTTGCCGATCAGCCCGACGGTGACGTCCTGAGCGCGGAAGCCCTCGAAGGAGAGCAGGCCCTCGTAGACGTACCCGATCTGCTCGACGTCGAGGGCGCGGAAGCTGACCGTGCGGCGTTCCCGGGACCGGCCGGTGCCGACCTGGACGTACTGCACCGAACGGAGCATATGCAGGACGGTCCGGTCGTCGATGGTCAGCGGCAGCCAGTCGTACCGCTTCGGGTCGAAGAGCGAGCCGTCGTGGCCGTGCAGGGTGAGCCGGGGGTGGTCGATGCCGTGGTAGACGGCGGTGAACAGGGCGAGCAGCCGGTGCCAGGCGGCGGAGCTGTGCTCCAGGTCCTCCTCACTGCCCTCGGTGACCCGCTGTTCCAGCTCGGCGCAGAGCCGGCCGGCGGAGTACGCCGCCGCGTACAGCTCGTTGTCGGCGGGGAGCAGCCGGCGCTCCTCGGCGAAGAGCAGGAAGACGATCCGCATCATCACCGCGACCGCGCCCCGGTAGACCTCGTGCGCCTCGACGTGGGCCAGGCCGCGACCACCGTCCTGCCGGTCGCGTACGTCGATCCGGCCGATCGCGGCGACGAGCAGCTCGACGGCCTGGCGGACCTGGACGCCGAGGGCCTCGGTGATCTCCTCCTGGCTGCCGAGGCTGTCCCGCAGCAGCGGCACCAACCGTTCGGTGTCGGGCACGCCGAAGAACCGGTGCCGGGAGAGCAGCGAGACGAAGGCGCGGACCACGTCCCGCTCGGCTGCCTCCGGCCAGGAGACCGCGTCGAAGGTGGCGGTGGTGGTGACGCCGCCGCGCGGGGCCCAGACCAGGGTCCACCAGCGTCCGCCGGTGGCCAGGCCGAGCTCGATGTTGTGGTGCCGGCACAGTAGCGCGAGCCGGTCGGCGGGCGTCGCGGCCCAGGTGGAGCCCTTGACGCGGGCGGTGGGGTGCTGGCCGGGCGGGATGACCAGGCCGAGCAGCCGTACGCTGTCGGCCTTGACCTGTTCCCCCGGCTCGACCAGCACGAACGACGGCCGCAGCTCGGTGTCGTGCTCGGCGACGGTGTGGGCGAGCGCGTCGAGCCCTTCGGTGTGTCGGGCGTCGCCCCAGCCGAGCAGCTCGTCCAGCACGTACCCGATCCAGTCGGCCTGGCCTGCGGCGGTGTCGGCCTGCCAGGTGGTGTGCTGTTGGCGCAGCCGTTCGCGGCTGCGCCGATCGAGGGTGTCGAGGGTGGGCCAGGTGCGGCGCAGCACCGGCAGGCTGAGGAAGGGGCCGCTGACCTCGACCAGGCTGAGCCAGTTGCGGTGCTGCTCGACCCCGTCGGGGGCTGGGCGACGGAAGGTACGGCTCATCGGGTGGCCTCCCGCTTCGGTACGACGAAGACCACGGCCACCGGGAAGCTGTGGTCCTTCGGGTCGCGGTAGCGGGCGGCGACCGCTTCGAGTTCGCGGTCGCGCTCGGCTTCCAGGGCCAACAGACGGTCCTCCCAGGATTGGCGGTCCTTGCGGTACTGGGTGAGTTCTTCCCTGGTCTTGCTCGCCTCGGCGCGGCTGATCAGCGCCTGTTCGGTCTCGCTGTCGTCGGCGTCGAGCGCGCCGCGCAGGGTGGCGGCGAACTGTTCGAGGTTGTGGATGATGCGCTGCCGTTCGGCTTCCTGCCGCTGGGCGAGCTTGCGCTCCAGCGACTCCTGCCGGGCCCTGGTCCGCCACTCGATGGCCGACAGCAGGCCGCCCCGGACGCGGGGCCAGCGCTCGGCCAGCCGTGCCTGCACGACCGGGGAGGCGGGGGCGCCGGTCGTCAGTGCCCGGTCGAGGATGCCCTTGAGCATGCCGAGGTTCTCCAGGCGGCGGAAGCGGCCCTGTTCGGGGGCCCAGCCGCCGGCGTGGAGCACCTCCTCGTGCAGCCGCACGCCGTCCGCGCCGACCAGCACGAACCGGGAGTACGCCCCGACCAGCACGTCCTCCAGGGTGGGATCGTCGCTGACCACAGCGGTGACCCGGTGCAGGCCGATGTCGGGGTTGGAGACAGCGGCGCGCAGCAGCCGGGTCGACATGGCCACCAGGGGGTGGTTGAGGTGGGCGAGGACGATGCCGTCGCGGTCCTCCTTGGCCACCTGCGGGTCGAAGGTGACCGGCAGTTGGCGGGGCGGCTCGTCGCCGTCGGCGAGCTTGGCGGTGAGGCCGGCACCGGCCCGCTGCCAGGAGCCGGTCAGCGGCGGCACCGTGTAGAGGCCGTCGAGCAGGTGCTTGTCGTCGGTATGCCGCTGAAGTCGCTGCTGGCGGGCCAGTTCCAGGGCGGTGTCCACGACCCGCTTGACCGCCGTCGGGGTGATGCCGAGTTCCTCGACGGTCTGGTCGAGGTCGGCGCGGAGCCGGCGGACCTGCTCGCGCAGGTTGGACTCGACGGGCAGGGTGCCGGCGGCCTTGTCGCGGCCGGCCGTGTCGATGTCGACGTTGACCTGCTCGCCGAGCATCCGCCGCTGCACCGCGTCGGAGAGGACGGCGTTGACGGAGCCGAGGTCCTCCTCCATCCGGGCGACCTTCGTGGCGACCCGGGACAGGAACTCCAGGTCGGCCTCGAACGCGTCGACCGGCTTACCGAAGCCGGTGCCGACGAAGTGCTGGATCTCCGGGTTGACCTCCTGCCCGTACCGGTCGATCCGGCCGATCCGCTGTTCCAGCTTGTTGGGGTTGAACGGGATGTCGTAGTTGACCAGCCGGTGGCAGTGGTTCTGCAGGTCGATGCCCTCGCTGGCCGCGTCGGTGGCGAGCAGGATCCGCACCGGGCGCTCGGTGGGCTGGGCCTGGAACGCCAGCCGGATCTGCTCCCGCTCGTCGCCCGGTGTGCCGCCGTGCAGTAGGGCCAGCCCGTCGCCGCCGAGCCCCTCCTGTCGGAGCAGGTCGGCCAGCCAGGTCTGGGTGTCGCGGTACTCGGTGAAGACGACGACCCGCTCGTTCGTCCAGTGCCGGCCGTCGGGGCGGCAGATCGCCGTCAGATAGGTGATCAGCTCGCGGGCCTTGGCGTCGGGCTGGGCCTCCTTCTGCTCCGCCCAGTCGAGCATCTTCTGCAGCAGGGCCGTCTCGTCGTCGGTGGGGTCCGGCTGCATCGGGCGGACCCGGTTCAGCGCATCGTCCTCCGCCTCGGCGAGTTGCTCGTCGTCGTAGGTGGCCATGTCCTCCATCAGTTCGTCCATCCACTCCGGCACGTCGTCCCCGGCGGCCAGGCTGGGCGAGCCCTTCCGGTTGGCCAGGGTGTCGAGGTAGACGCGGACGGTGTGGGCGAACGCGGCCGGGCTGGAGAAGAGCCGCTTCTTGAGCAGCAGCGTCACCAGGTCGGTGGCCTTACGGCCGCGCTGCGAATGCAGGCGCTTGCGCCGCAGCTCGGCGAACTGGGTCAGCAGGGCATGGATCTGCCGCTCGTCTTCCGGGTACGTGACCGGGATCGCGGACGCCTGGCGTTCGACGAAGCGGGGGGTGCCGTCCGGCTTCTCGATGTGCCGCTTGAGCCGGCGGACGACGGTGTCCCTGACGGCGGTCTGGTCGGGCTTGACGCCACGGGCGAACCGTTGGTTGTCGAGGATCTCCAGGAGCGCGGTGAACGATGCCTGGTAACCGTTGTGCGGGGTCGCGGAGAGGAAGAGCCGGTGGGTGAAGTGCGGGGCGAGCCGGCGGATCAGCTTGGTCTGCTGTGAGTCGACGGCGTAGATCTGCTTGGGCGCGGCCGGAGCGACGTGGTGTGCCTCGTCGAGGATGAGCAGGTCGAACGTGCGCGGATAGGTCGGGCCGTCGGCGGGCAGCACCTCGTCGAGGAGGCGCTGCGCCTTCTGCCCGCGCAGCCACGGCAGGCTGACAATGCTCAGCGGGTGGACCTCGAACGGGTTGGCCGCCGAGCCGTGGCTGCGGCGAACGGCGGCGCAGCGCTCGGAGTCGATGA
The nucleotide sequence above comes from Micromonospora pallida. Encoded proteins:
- a CDS encoding Eco57I restriction-modification methylase domain-containing protein; the encoded protein is MSRTFRRPAPDGVEQHRNWLSLVEVSGPFLSLPVLRRTWPTLDTLDRRSRERLRQQHTTWQADTAAGQADWIGYVLDELLGWGDARHTEGLDALAHTVAEHDTELRPSFVLVEPGEQVKADSVRLLGLVIPPGQHPTARVKGSTWAATPADRLALLCRHHNIELGLATGGRWWTLVWAPRGGVTTTATFDAVSWPEAAERDVVRAFVSLLSRHRFFGVPDTERLVPLLRDSLGSQEEITEALGVQVRQAVELLVAAIGRIDVRDRQDGGRGLAHVEAHEVYRGAVAVMMRIVFLLFAEERRLLPADNELYAAAYSAGRLCAELEQRVTEGSEEDLEHSSAAWHRLLALFTAVYHGIDHPRLTLHGHDGSLFDPKRYDWLPLTIDDRTVLHMLRSVQYVQVGTGRSRERRTVSFRALDVEQIGYVYEGLLSFEGFRAQDVTVGLIGKEGLEDEVALADLETLHRLHPDVSALAKALAEKHKDSKIGSPAALAKKLAPLDGAEREEARRKLLAVTGGDYPLSERLLSFVGVLRADLRGLPVVILPGALFVTESALRRNTGTHYTPRFLAVEVVEGALEPLVYEPGPLQTADRAQWKPKSAKEILALKVADIAMGSAAFLVAAARYLAGHLIEAWSRDGDERALTYQQRDTGRTMDADDDPLVIEARRQIIEHCLYGVDINPMAVEMAKLSLWLVSMDPQRPFTFLDDRLVPGDALLGLGNTATLPGKAAGDLRLERDIAEARDLRRKLAALPDRLDTLAEKRRLLDEARAVRKRADAYADLVVGASLASVKRGQDPVVIAARVGTLAQQLAKGGKVDPLIEQAQSWLSLDQPDGGFDRDPLHWPLEFPEVFEQGGFDAIIGNPPFLGGKKISGPLGTAYREYLVAVLGRGVKGNADLVAYFLLRAHDLLNAGGQTGLIATNTLAQGDTREVGLEQVVTRGISIRRSVKSKPWPSSSAALEYCAVWTSRRPVGREAACVADGVVVPGITTMLDPVSRASGPAVRLAGSAGLAYIGNFVNGIGFVMSEEEAADLIAADGRSQEVLFRYLNGQDVNSRPDLSASRWIIDFGDWSYDRACLYRACMQRLRTLVKPSRDQLPDAKRATREKWWQYEKLAPGLRAAIAELGRVVVITLVSKTVMPVIVPTGQVFSHALAVFATDDTAMLALLSSAPHYWWAASRASSMKADLRYTPSDVFETLALPELTSELRGLGDRLDTYRRNVMLSRQAGLTATYNLVFDSGCQDDDIVELRRIHRDIDVAVCRAYDWDDLVDQGLDHGFHKAGAYTRYTVGPAVQREILDRLLELNHQRYAEEDAQGLHDKKKSGRKAQPGPATLF
- the drmD gene encoding DISARM system SNF2-like helicase DrmD, which gives rise to MTTANADELAVSKLVAVRGQRWVVSNIEPAGQCTLVTLQSVEDGRYGHTLDVIWEVEPGRQVLPSGALPPVAGEAFDSPQRLAAFLDAVRWSAVTSADVKTLQAPFRSGVAIEDYQLEPVARAVDAPRVNLLLADDVGLGKTIEAGLVAQELLLRHRARRIMIVCPAGLTLKWRDEMAEKFGLDFTIIDSERCAAVRRSHGSAANPFEVHPLSIVSLPWLRGQKAQRLLDEVLPADGPTYPRTFDLLILDEAHHVAPAAPKQIYAVDSQQTKLIRRLAPHFTHRLFLSATPHNGYQASFTALLEILDNQRFARGVKPDQTAVRDTVVRRLKRHIEKPDGTPRFVERQASAIPVTYPEDERQIHALLTQFAELRRKRLHSQRGRKATDLVTLLLKKRLFSSPAAFAHTVRVYLDTLANRKGSPSLAAGDDVPEWMDELMEDMATYDDEQLAEAEDDALNRVRPMQPDPTDDETALLQKMLDWAEQKEAQPDAKARELITYLTAICRPDGRHWTNERVVVFTEYRDTQTWLADLLRQEGLGGDGLALLHGGTPGDEREQIRLAFQAQPTERPVRILLATDAASEGIDLQNHCHRLVNYDIPFNPNKLEQRIGRIDRYGQEVNPEIQHFVGTGFGKPVDAFEADLEFLSRVATKVARMEEDLGSVNAVLSDAVQRRMLGEQVNVDIDTAGRDKAAGTLPVESNLREQVRRLRADLDQTVEELGITPTAVKRVVDTALELARQQRLQRHTDDKHLLDGLYTVPPLTGSWQRAGAGLTAKLADGDEPPRQLPVTFDPQVAKEDRDGIVLAHLNHPLVAMSTRLLRAAVSNPDIGLHRVTAVVSDDPTLEDVLVGAYSRFVLVGADGVRLHEEVLHAGGWAPEQGRFRRLENLGMLKGILDRALTTGAPASPVVQARLAERWPRVRGGLLSAIEWRTRARQESLERKLAQRQEAERQRIIHNLEQFAATLRGALDADDSETEQALISRAEASKTREELTQYRKDRQSWEDRLLALEAERDRELEAVAARYRDPKDHSFPVAVVFVVPKREATR